Below is a window of Humulus lupulus chromosome 2, drHumLupu1.1, whole genome shotgun sequence DNA.
taaaataaaataaaatatagaagAAAGAAACCCTTTCTCCCACCTGATCCTTATACtttcctttctccctctctctatcGCATTTTTTCTGCTAGGCCCGAACGACGACGGCAGGGGGTCGGGGAATGGTGGTCGACGGCGGCAAGGGGGTCGGGGTCGGGCTGTTCGGCGGCAGGGGGCTCGGGGCTGGGCTCGACAGCAACGACTGGTGGCTCGGGGCTGGGCTCGACAGCAATGACTGGTGGCTCGGGGCTGGGCTCGATAGCAACAACTGGTGGCTCGAGGGCTGGGCTCGACAGTGGGTGGGGGGGTCTCGGGTCTGGGCTCAACGGCGCAGGGCTGGGCAGGATGTGGAGGCTTGGGGGCTTGTTGGGGCAGGTGCATCGGTGGGGTTCGACCGTGGCAGAGCTCAGCATAGCCGAAGGGCTCCACGAAGGTAGGCACGACAGTATGTATCTCTTCTCATTctgcttttgttttttttctttctctctcttctctgttTTTGTGTTTGGCTCAGGGTTGAGGATGTGTGGAGGTCTCAATCGTGAAGTGGTATTATAGAAGTCTTTAAGGATGGTCTTAGTAAAACCAAGGAGACATATAGGGAGATCCTTGTTCTATATATTTTCTCTAGTTTTCTTTGTTATTCTCTAGTGAATCCTTGTGTTAGTTTCTGGTTGTTTGTATTGCAAATTTAATTGTCTCTCATACTCTCGCTCTACCTATGTTTTGCAATCCTTAAGCTCTCGTCCTCACTCACATTCTCTTgaaaaatcatatttaatttccAACTGAACTCAGTCTCTATGATTATGGCTCTAGTTTGAGCTTTTTTCTTTGCATTTTTCTCACTCAATGTTTATTTTGTTGAACAGGTTTGGTATGTTAATGGGTTCTTTAATAGATGATGGCAAGTAAAATAGTGTAGTATGAGGCTAGGTGGCTTAGCCAGTCTTGAGATTATATCTTGTGTCGGCATTACAAATTGTAATTGTTTAACGTTTGATGTGAGGAGAGAAATTGATTCTTTATCAGCTCATACTTATCAAGTTGTATTTGTATACATACAAATAtaatattagtaattttttttttatctgagGGTGGTGTCAATATTCAATTCAATCATTGTTTCTTTTAGATGCCACATCTTGCAACAACTTATGCAGCTGTCAATTCACTTATTACCATCGGTGGTCATGAAGCTTTGTCTTCAATCAATAGGTGGTCAGTTTATACTTCTATTTTGTGATATTTATTTTTATACATAAGGTTGCCTTTTTGAAATGATTGAACTCAGTTTGTCTTAATATTTTTCAGAAGTACATTATACATGTTTCTGCAGCGGATGAAACAGCCAAGTGGGGGTTTCAGGTATGAGATCACGTCCAATTGTGTGTAGTTTGAAATTAGAAAATGTGTCACTTTATGTGAGAAATTCATTTTTAATGCTTCTAAACTGGCTTGTACGAGATGCATTTGGTATTTTGAACTGTATTTTTCCTAGCCATTCCAAATTTCTTTTCTCTATCACtcaatcttaatttttttatttgtatgaAAGGATATTTTGGTGTTATGATCTATACGAATCTGCACTTCTAGGCCTCAATcaatgttttgtgatattttaaaTAACAAATAATTTCCCCATCCTTTTAACTTCTTGGAAAAAGGTTTATATGTAGAAGCTTTAGCATATAACAAGGAATTATGTCTttacccatttttttttcttggaaggtttatatatgttatatgttgaaaATTTAACATCGTTACATCATAATTCTTAACATTTTTGGATGTATTCATCAGGATGCATGATGGTGGAGAAATTGATGTTCGGGCCTGCTATATTGCCATTTCAGTAAGTCTCTGTGCTTGTCTTTGTGATACAAGCACGTCAATGTGTATACCATGCTAATTCACTTATGTGAAATTAACCCAAATGGTTGTTTAATCTTTATGCTCAGTACAGTGTACTCTAATTTTTATAAGTAGCTTAGTTTATGATTATCATTATGAAAGTCTTATTCTACCAGGTTGCAAGTATTTTGAACATTTTGGATGATGAACTAGTTCAGAATGTTGGAAATTACATATTAAGGTTGGTCTTGATTGCTCTTCTCAATATAAATCGGCTCCAAAGCATGCTCGTCATCTACTCAGGAGCTGTTTGTCTTGTGAAACATTGTTCCCAATTCTCATCCAGATTATGTTTTATAGCATCCCTTGTGCATGCATTTGATTCCACTGTTAAGTCTTTTACATTGTGATATTGTATTATGATAGGAGTAATATTATGAATTGCAGAAATCATCTTATATATAGTTGTTGATTTCTATAAATAATTAAAGCTTCCCTATGCGATGTCAATCTGCAGCTGTCAGACTTACGAAGGTGGCATTGGTGGAGAACCTAACTCTGAAGCTCATGGTGGGTATGTTTTAAGCACGCtactttatgttttgtttttgCTATGAAGTTATCTTTGTAGAATCTATTGGCTATAATATATCAATATCATCTTCTAGTGGTATGTGCTAAGTGGTAAGGTTTACTTCTGTGGTATTTAGGGGTTCAAATGCTCCCTGATTATGAGCAATAAGGTGAATTATTGTCATTGTTAATTCAATTCAAATGAAATGAAACTTAAATTATGGATATCTGATACTGTTGCATATCTTTGATGTACATTAGGTACACCTTTTGTGGGTTGGCTACAATGATTTTGATCAATGAGGTCCATCGTTTGGACTTGTCTCGTTTAATTGTAAGATATGTAGTCTTCTTGTCATTCTTAGTACCTAGGCATTGCAATATTATTCTTGATCTTACTTTTTACTGTGTTTGAATGATGTTTCCTATTTTATTAGGATTGGCTGATATTTCGTCAAGGAAGGGAGTTTGGATTGCAAGGGAGAAATAATAAATTGGTTGATGGATGCTATTCCTTTTGGCAGGTCATTTTCTgtctttttcacattttttaccaTTCCTTCAGGACTATAATGGGGTTAACGAAAAGCACACTGACCAGGGAGGTTCGTTTGCATTATTATGAAGAGTCGGTTCATTTATTGATGAACAACTGGTGAGGCCAGATGATGCTGGACGTTGCAGCACTTCCACAGTATCTGATATACCTGAATAGGGAGGTAGGCCAATTTAGTAGAGTATAAGTTATGGTACCTGTACTTGAGCTTTTTTCATTTGTTAGGTTGtgatatttattcttttactTTCTCATTCTCATTTGCAGGTCTAAATGCTTCTTTCCATGTGAATTACAATGATATTGGTCATAACTTTATCACAACATGTCCAGTAATGGATCACCTTTTCAACAGCCATGCATTGCAGCAATACATACTTCTATGCACACAGGTTTGGATTTCATTAGTCATTTGACAACGATAAGAACTTGACTTAATTCTTGATGATTTGAGTTTAGAATGCCCATCTCTTAGGCCTAGTTTAATAGTTTCTTTGGCTAAAACATGTAAAGTAGTCTGGTTTTCTTTTCTGCAAATGCAATAGAAGACTAGTGAATCAGCATTTGAAATGTTGAGGTTCTGGAAACTATGTTAAATAGACTGCTGCATGTGGAAGATTGTTACCTTTCAGAAATTAAACGTCATCCTTAGTAGTAAACAATCCTTTACTTCAGTCGATGCAGGTGCAAGAGGGGGGACTTAGAGACAAGCCTAGGAAAACAATCCTTTGCTCTTATTTGTATGTTAAGTTACTATCTTATTTTTGGAAGACTTATCCCTTTTTTTTTCTCTGTCTCTTTTCCTTTTGCTCAGTCTTTATAAGGCTCCATGCAATGGTTTGAAGGAAATCTTGTGTTGAAGCTATTGTCTCCTAATAAAAGTTGCAATTCGGTCTATTGTTCTTTATGTTTTAttctattataaatattttattatgggTGACTTGCTAATATTGTTAAATGTGTCATCTTACAAGTTAgattttttcttgttcttttgcATAATACATAGGGTTAAATGATACGCTCTATGGAGCATATTAGGCTCTATAGTTATCTATgctgttttttagttttttctacTGTTATTTAAATCTATTAAATAATTTGTGCCAAATTCTGCATTGGATTGTTTTGCTTGCTGAAACTAGTTTAATATGTTTGCTATCGTAATTTTTATGTtgctgaatattattttaatatgcttgctgtctatatatgtatataagaaaCTAGTTTTATGGCTCTTTTGCAGATTTAAACTTTGTTTATTGTTTTATTGCGATAAGCTTTGGAGAGATAATAGATAATGTGTGAAACTTGATGTATTGCTTGTACTCTTTTGAATCTTTTCTTGTTCTATATATTTTCTCTAGTTTTCTTTGTTATTCTTTAGATTTAGCCGATACAAATGGTGAATCCGTGTGTTGTCCTTATTGACACTTTGCAAATAATAGCTTAAAAGTTGCCTTTTCTCTTTTGGATAATTATCTATCAGCACTGGTA
It encodes the following:
- the LOC133815546 gene encoding protein farnesyltransferase subunit beta-like, which produces MPHLATTYAAVNSLITIGGHEALSSINRSTLYMFLQRMKQPSGGFRMHDGGEIDVRACYIAISVASILNILDDELVQNVGNYILSCQTYEGGIGGEPNSEAHGGYTFCGLATMILINEVHRLDLSRLIDWLIFRQGREFGLQGRNNKLVDGCYSFWQVIFCLFHIFYHSFRTIMGLTKSTLTREGGLNASFHVNYNDIGHNFITTCPVMDHLFNSHALQQYILLCTQKTSESAFEMLRFWKLC